The Spirosoma radiotolerans genome has a window encoding:
- the sufD gene encoding Fe-S cluster assembly protein SufD — MTPSYASYNDFKEQLLASFRDNEERMNGERKSPLHQLRRSALKQFEQLGFPTIRHEEWKYSNVNGLLKEEFGLDTTSTLTAEDLSPLEIPNLDGNILYFINGIYHPELSRIISPANQVKITSFAEAIKTDPDFIGSHFASYADYQDSAFTALNTAMASDGVVIRVPDNTTVEQPIILRFITDTREKNIASQPRNLVVIGKNAEVMMAESYRTLGEKTSFVNVVTEVVLERDARMQYYKVLNETENAYHIGTTQVSQSDNSHFYSASITLNGSFVRNNLNIVLNGQHAEAFMYGLYMPNGRQHVDNHTLVDHAMPNSYSNELYKGILDDNSTGVFNGKIFVRPDAQKTNAYQSCKNVVLSPGASMNTKPQLEIYADDVKCSHGTTTGQLNDEALFYMRSRGIPKDEARTLLLYAFSQDVLSQIKIAPIREYLEGVVREKLTK; from the coding sequence ATGACTCCCTCTTACGCATCATATAACGATTTTAAAGAGCAGTTGCTGGCGTCTTTTCGGGACAACGAAGAGCGCATGAACGGCGAACGAAAATCGCCTTTACACCAGCTTCGGCGGTCGGCCCTGAAACAGTTTGAGCAGCTGGGATTCCCGACAATTCGGCACGAAGAGTGGAAATACTCGAATGTCAACGGTCTGCTTAAAGAGGAGTTTGGCCTCGATACGACATCTACGCTGACAGCCGAAGACCTTAGCCCGCTTGAAATACCGAATCTCGACGGTAATATTCTTTATTTTATCAACGGCATTTACCATCCTGAACTGTCGCGCATCATTAGTCCGGCCAATCAGGTAAAGATTACAAGTTTTGCTGAAGCGATAAAGACTGACCCTGATTTTATAGGTTCGCATTTTGCCAGCTATGCCGATTATCAGGACAGTGCGTTTACCGCCCTGAACACCGCCATGGCCAGCGATGGTGTCGTTATTCGGGTTCCCGATAATACCACCGTCGAGCAGCCCATTATCCTGCGTTTCATTACCGACACACGCGAAAAAAATATTGCCTCGCAGCCTCGTAATCTGGTGGTTATTGGCAAGAACGCCGAAGTGATGATGGCTGAGTCTTACCGGACACTGGGCGAGAAAACCAGCTTTGTCAATGTTGTAACGGAAGTCGTGCTCGAACGCGATGCCCGGATGCAGTACTACAAAGTGCTGAATGAAACGGAGAATGCCTATCACATTGGTACCACGCAGGTGAGCCAGTCCGATAATAGCCACTTCTATTCGGCTTCGATAACGCTTAATGGCAGCTTCGTTCGGAACAACCTGAACATTGTCCTGAACGGCCAACACGCCGAAGCCTTTATGTATGGTCTATACATGCCCAACGGCCGGCAACACGTAGACAACCACACCCTTGTGGACCACGCGATGCCAAATTCGTACAGTAATGAACTCTATAAAGGCATTCTGGACGATAACAGCACGGGCGTTTTCAACGGTAAAATCTTCGTTCGGCCCGACGCGCAGAAAACCAATGCCTACCAGTCGTGTAAGAACGTGGTGCTGTCGCCGGGTGCTTCGATGAACACCAAGCCGCAACTGGAAATTTATGCCGACGACGTAAAATGTTCGCATGGCACTACAACCGGTCAGTTGAATGACGAAGCGCTGTTTTACATGCGTTCGCGCGGTATTCCAAAAGATGAAGCCAGAACGTTATTGCTATATGCCTTCTCGCAGGACGTGCTGAGCCAGATCAAAATTGCACCTATTCGCGAGTATCTGGAAGGAGTTGTTCGTGAAAAATTGACGAAATAG
- the sufC gene encoding Fe-S cluster assembly ATPase SufC, with protein MLSISNLHASIGEKEILRGLNLEVNPGEVHAIMGPNGAGKSTLASVLAGREDYDVTSGSVVFDGKDLLDMAPEERAAEGIFLAFQYPIEIPGVSTTNFLKTALNEIRKYRGQESLDAVQFLKLMKEKMKFVNIDQSLLSRSLNEGFSGGEKKRNEIFQMAMLEPKLAILDETDSGLDIDALRIVADGVNKLRSPERSTIVVTHYQRLLDYIVPDYVHVLYKGRIVKSGPKELALELEEKGYDWIKAEAEAI; from the coding sequence AGGCCTCAACCTGGAAGTCAACCCCGGTGAGGTTCACGCGATTATGGGACCTAATGGTGCTGGAAAAAGCACATTGGCTTCGGTACTGGCCGGTCGTGAAGACTATGATGTAACGAGTGGCAGCGTGGTATTTGATGGCAAAGACTTATTAGATATGGCACCTGAAGAACGGGCCGCCGAAGGTATTTTTCTAGCTTTTCAGTACCCAATTGAGATTCCGGGCGTCAGCACAACCAACTTCCTGAAAACAGCCCTTAACGAAATTCGTAAGTACCGCGGTCAGGAATCACTTGATGCAGTCCAGTTTCTGAAGTTGATGAAAGAGAAGATGAAGTTCGTCAACATCGACCAGTCGCTGCTGAGCCGCTCCCTGAACGAAGGCTTTTCGGGTGGGGAGAAAAAACGGAACGAGATCTTCCAAATGGCGATGCTCGAACCGAAACTGGCTATTCTTGACGAGACGGATTCAGGTTTGGATATCGACGCACTACGGATTGTGGCCGATGGGGTCAACAAGCTTCGGTCACCAGAACGGTCAACCATCGTTGTAACCCACTATCAGCGCTTATTGGATTATATTGTGCCCGACTATGTACACGTGTTATACAAAGGTCGCATCGTCAAATCGGGACCGAAGGAATTAGCCCTTGAATTGGAAGAGAAAGGATACGACTGGATAAAGGCGGAAGCCGAAGCCATCTGA